Proteins from a single region of Chryseobacterium sp. T16E-39:
- the guaA gene encoding glutamine-hydrolyzing GMP synthase, which translates to MNNGIIILDFGSQYNQLIGRRIREMGVYSEILPYNTPLQEILERQPKGIILSGGPSSVNAENAHLVEKALYEQGIPVLGICYGMQLTAHVLGGKVNKGEKGEYGKAHLDIIKENALLKGVSQNSVVWMSHFDEVGDLPAGFELNAKSGVIASISNPERQIYCVQFHPEVSHTEEGGKMLENFVFAICNAEKNWKLTNYIEKTVAEIKEKVGDNKVILGLSGGVDSSVAAVLIHKAIGDQLTCIFVDTGLLRKNEDVKVMENYGEHFHMNIKLVNASERFLTKLAGVDDPEQKRKIIGNEFIHVFDEESHKIEGAKFLAQGTIYPDVIESQSVNGPSAVIKSHHNVGGLPEEMEFELLEPLRELFKDEVRKVGEELGIPHHLVHRHPFPGPGLGIRILGAVDAEKVKILQEADDIFIEELYKNDLYEKVSQAFVVLLPVKSVGVMGDERTYEYTAVVRSANTIDFMTATWSRLPYEFLDTVSSRIINEVRGINRVAYDISSKPPATIEWE; encoded by the coding sequence ATGAACAACGGTATTATCATATTAGATTTCGGATCACAGTACAACCAGCTTATCGGAAGAAGAATCCGTGAGATGGGTGTATATTCTGAAATCTTACCTTACAATACACCTTTACAAGAAATTTTAGAACGCCAGCCGAAAGGAATTATCCTTTCAGGTGGTCCAAGTTCAGTAAATGCAGAAAATGCTCACCTGGTTGAGAAAGCGTTATACGAGCAGGGAATTCCTGTATTGGGTATCTGCTACGGAATGCAGCTTACAGCGCATGTTTTAGGTGGTAAAGTAAACAAAGGAGAAAAAGGAGAGTATGGAAAGGCTCACTTAGATATTATTAAAGAAAATGCTTTATTAAAAGGGGTAAGCCAGAACTCTGTTGTTTGGATGAGCCATTTTGATGAGGTGGGTGATTTACCCGCTGGATTTGAATTGAATGCAAAATCTGGTGTTATCGCTTCTATATCCAATCCTGAGAGACAAATTTATTGCGTTCAGTTCCACCCTGAGGTTTCTCATACTGAAGAAGGTGGGAAAATGCTTGAAAACTTTGTTTTCGCGATCTGTAATGCAGAGAAAAACTGGAAACTGACCAATTATATTGAAAAAACAGTAGCTGAGATCAAAGAAAAAGTAGGAGACAATAAAGTGATCCTTGGGCTTTCCGGAGGGGTAGACTCTTCCGTAGCGGCAGTTTTGATCCATAAAGCAATCGGAGATCAATTGACATGTATCTTTGTTGATACAGGTTTATTGAGAAAGAATGAAGATGTAAAAGTAATGGAAAACTATGGAGAGCATTTCCATATGAACATTAAATTGGTTAACGCTTCAGAAAGATTCTTAACAAAATTAGCGGGAGTAGACGATCCAGAACAGAAAAGAAAGATCATCGGAAACGAATTTATTCATGTTTTTGATGAAGAATCCCATAAAATTGAAGGCGCTAAGTTTTTAGCGCAAGGAACGATTTATCCTGATGTTATCGAAAGTCAGTCTGTAAACGGACCTTCTGCGGTAATTAAATCTCACCATAACGTAGGCGGACTTCCAGAGGAAATGGAATTTGAACTTTTGGAGCCTCTTAGAGAGCTTTTCAAGGACGAAGTAAGAAAAGTTGGAGAAGAATTAGGTATTCCTCATCATCTGGTACACAGACACCCTTTCCCTGGTCCTGGTTTAGGAATCAGAATTTTGGGAGCTGTTGATGCTGAAAAAGTGAAAATTCTACAGGAAGCTGATGATATTTTCATTGAAGAATTATACAAAAATGACCTATACGAAAAAGTGTCTCAGGCTTTTGTAGTATTACTACCTGTTAAATCTGTTGGAGTAATGGGAGATGAAAGAACGTATGAATACACTGCTGTAGTTCGTTCTGCAAATACCATCGATTTTATGACGGCAACGTGGAGCAGACTTCCTTATGAGTTTTTAGATACTGTTTCAAGCAGGATCATCAACGAAGTAAGAGGGATCAACAGAGTGGCGTATGATATTTCAAGTAAACCACCTGCAACGATTGAGTGGGAATAA
- the purD gene encoding phosphoribosylamine--glycine ligase, translating to MRILIIGEGGRESALAAKLHNDSRVTKMFFANGNASTDVIGKNIHLSEIKELRDFAIKEKVDLTIVGPEAPLVAGLKDEFKKHDLKVFGPSQKVASLEGSKAFSKKFMQTYDIKTAKAVVFDSYNEAKEYVKTQEYPLVIKASGLAGGKGVVICDTLEEAEATIHDFMIRRIYGDAGIRLVIEEFLQGFEASIIAFSNGEKLFPCIAAKDYKKAGNGDTGPNTGGMGSVAPSPEFTAEHQADFEKNILEPTVHGLKEEGFSFKGIIFFGLMVTKNGTYLLEYNMRFGDPETQVLMALMENNLLDVINDCMNGKDIELKFKDEKAVCLVMCSGGYPRNIEVGFEIKGEDKVKHSQLLHAGAIRKGDKVVSNGGRVLNLVATGATYEEARKKVYEDALPVHFDYSFYREDIGKF from the coding sequence ATGAGAATCTTAATTATAGGTGAAGGTGGAAGAGAGTCTGCATTGGCAGCGAAACTTCATAATGACTCCAGAGTTACTAAAATGTTTTTTGCTAATGGAAATGCAAGTACGGATGTAATAGGGAAAAATATTCATTTGTCGGAAATTAAAGAACTTAGAGATTTTGCTATCAAAGAAAAAGTGGATTTGACGATCGTAGGTCCTGAAGCTCCACTTGTAGCTGGTTTGAAGGATGAATTTAAGAAGCATGATCTTAAAGTTTTTGGTCCAAGCCAGAAAGTAGCAAGTCTTGAAGGAAGTAAAGCTTTCTCTAAGAAATTTATGCAGACCTATGATATTAAAACAGCTAAAGCTGTTGTATTTGATTCCTATAATGAGGCTAAAGAGTATGTAAAGACTCAGGAATATCCTTTAGTAATTAAGGCAAGTGGTTTAGCTGGTGGAAAAGGTGTTGTAATTTGTGATACTTTAGAAGAAGCTGAAGCTACGATCCATGATTTCATGATTCGCAGAATTTATGGAGATGCGGGTATCCGTTTAGTTATCGAAGAATTTTTACAAGGTTTTGAAGCATCTATTATAGCATTCTCAAACGGTGAAAAATTATTCCCTTGTATTGCTGCCAAAGATTATAAAAAAGCTGGAAACGGTGATACAGGACCAAATACAGGAGGTATGGGATCTGTGGCACCAAGCCCGGAATTTACGGCAGAACATCAGGCTGATTTCGAAAAGAACATCTTAGAACCTACGGTTCATGGTCTTAAAGAAGAAGGATTCAGCTTCAAAGGAATTATCTTCTTTGGATTGATGGTGACTAAAAACGGAACTTACCTTCTTGAATACAACATGAGATTCGGAGATCCTGAAACTCAGGTGTTGATGGCTCTTATGGAAAACAACCTGTTAGATGTTATCAATGACTGTATGAATGGTAAAGACATTGAGCTTAAGTTTAAAGACGAAAAAGCAGTATGTCTGGTAATGTGTTCAGGTGGTTATCCAAGAAACATTGAAGTAGGCTTTGAGATCAAAGGAGAAGACAAAGTAAAACATAGCCAGTTATTGCATGCAGGAGCTATCAGAAAAGGAGACAAAGTTGTTTCTAATGGAGGTAGAGTTCTTAACCTGGTTGCAACTGGAGCTACTTACGAAGAAGCTCGCAAGAAAGTATACGAAGATGCACTTCCGGTTCACTTCGATTACAGTTTCTACAGAGAAGATATCGGAAAGTTTTAA